The Methylocella silvestris BL2 DNA segment GCATGCCGCCAACGCCAGTGCCGATGATCGAGGCCGTGCGCGGCCCCATCGGCTCCGCGCGTGAGAGACCCGCCTGAGCGACGGCCTCGTCGGCGGCCGTCAGCAGATATTGCGTGACCGGATCGCAGAAAGGCAGCACCGCAGCCTCGATATGCGCCGCGGGGTCAAAACCCTGCACCTGAGCGGAGATCTTGATGCGGCCGCGGTAGGGTCGGTTGAACTGCGTTTCGGAGACGCAGGAGCGTCCATCGCGCGCCGCTCGCCATAAGGCGTCCGCGCCAATGCCTGCTGCAGACACGGCGCCCATGCCGGTGACGACGACCCGCCTTTGAGTGTTCATATTTATGATTTTTCTTTGATGATATAGGCCGCGATGGCGTCGATCAGGCTTTTGATGTCCTTGGCCTCGTGGAACGGGCCGTCCATCGGAATATAGACGTCAAATTTATCTTCGATGGCCGTCAGAATCATCACGATGTCGATCGATTTGAGGTCGAGGCTTTCAATCGTCGCGTCGGGCGTGACTTTCTCCCGATCGATCATGCCTTCCTTGACGATGACGTCGATAATCTGATTGACGAGCTCGGTTTGATCGAGATCCTTCGTTTCCACCGATGACTCCCACGCCATGCGTCCAAAATTGCGCTTATCCAGAGCGCCAGACGTTCAAACTCGAACATCGGACGCCCAAACCCTTTGTTTGCCGCATCTTAGCGACGCCAAGCACCCCCGCTTGGCTGCACGATGCTCTCGGCCGACGCAAGATCTCAAGCGCCGCGAATGGATCGATCCCGCCGCGCCGGACAGAGCCGGACGGGGGGCAAATCGAACACAGTCGACGGTCTGGCGTCAACCTACCGCGCCGCTGGCGCGGCCCGGCGTTTGCGACGTCAGGCGCGCAACGAACCCGCGCCGCAACCTGAGCCGACTGGTTGGTTACGCCAAACGGAGGCGAAAATAAAGGGCGGCGGCCGGCGCCGTCGTTTTGTGGGTCGCCGGCTCAAGACAGAAGTCAGGGAATCGCGACCACGGGGGTTCCGACGCTGACCCGCCCGAAAAGATCGACGACGTCCTCATTCAGCATGCGGATGCAGCCATAGGACGCCGCGGCGCCGATCGACTTTCGCATGCTCGCCGTCGTGCCATGAATGGCGACCTCCGAGAGGGAGAGCGTCAGCGCCGCCGCGCCCATCGGATTGCGCGGAGATCCGCCCGGAATAACGGCGGGAAAATTGGGATGATCGCGGCGCACGTCCGCCGGCGCCGACCAGGACGGCCGCATGAACTTGCCCTGGATCGTGGCTTCGCCCTGCCAGGCCTTGCCGCTCTTGCCGATGGCGACGGGATAGCGGATCGCCCGCCCGTCGCCGGTGACGAGATAGAGTTTTCGTTCGCTCTGCTTGATGACGATCATCCCGGCCGGATAGGGCTGCGGGAAGGCAACGATCTCACGCGCAAGCGCTTCGGGTTGCGGCGGCAGAAGGAGGGCGGCAAACGCCGCCGCAGCCGCCGTTGCGAGTCGCGCAAGGAAAAGAATGAAAGAACCGGCGCGTGGAGAGATTGACCGTAAGGGTTGGTCGCAGCCGAAGCGCTTCTTGCTCATTGCCGCCTGCCGATGTTGCCGAATCGGACGTTCCTGGCTTGCGCCTCGCGCCCGATTCGAGGCTACCGGCAACATGGTTAACCAAGCCTAAAGAACCCCGAAAACTGCGGGCCAAAGGCGAGACTCGGCGTGTTAGAGGCTATTTCACCGACATTTGGGCGCGGCAAGCAGCGCGGACGCGAATTGCGCGAGACCGTTTCGACTCAGCATTAGGGCGTCAGACGCTCAGCATGAACGTCCAACGCCCTACTATGCATCTCAACGCCGCCGAGCGAGGCCGCCCGGCGGAGCAATTCTAGTTCGCGCGCTCGCGAATCAGATCGTCAACCACCGACGGATCGGCAAGCGTCGAGGTGTCGCCGAGAGCCGAAAACTCCTTCTCCGCGATCTTGCGCAGGATGCGGCGCATGATCTTGCCAGAGCGGGTTTTGGGCAGGCCGGGCGCGAAATGCACGATATCGGGCGAGGCGATCGGCCCGATATCTTTGCGCACCCAAGACACGAGCTCCTTCCGCAGCTCTTCGCTCGGCTCGATGCCGGTCATCAGGGTCACATAGGCGTAGATGCCCTGCCCCTTGAGGTCGTGCGGATAGCCGACGACCGCAGCCTCTGCGACCTTGATGTGGGCCACCAGAGAGCTTTCCACCTCGGCGGTGCCGAGGCGGTGGCCAGAGACGTTGATCACGTCGTCGACGCGGCCGGTGATCCAGTAATAGCCGTCCTCGTCGCGCCGGCAGCCGTCGCCGGTGAAATATTTGCCCGGATAGGCCGAGAAATAGGCCTGCACGAAGCGTTCGTGATCGTTGAACAGGGTGCGCATCTGCGCCGGCCAGGAATCGGCGATGACGAGATTGCCGCTGCAGGGACCCTCAAGCACCTCGCCGGCCGCATCGACCACCTGCGGCTGCACGCCGAAGAAGGGCTGCGTTGCCGAACCCGGCTTCAGCGCGGTCGCCCCCGGCAAGGGGCTGATCAAAATGCCGCCGGTCTCGGTCTGCCACCAGGTGTCGACGATCGGACAACGCTCCTCGCCGACAACGCGGTAGTACCACTCCCAAGCCTCGGGATTGATCGGCTCGCCGACCGAACCAAGGACGCGCAGAGTCTTGCGGCTGGTCGCCTTCACCGGTCCGTCGCCGGCGCCCATCAGCGAGCGGATCGCCGTCGGCGCCGTATAAAAGATATTGACCTGGTGCTTGTCGACGACGTCCCAGAACCGCGAGATGGTGGGATAGCTCGGAACCCCCTCGAACATCAGCGTCGTTGCGCCATTGGCGAGCGGGCCATAGACGATATAGCTGTGTCCGGTCACCCAGCCCACGTCGGCGGTGCACCAATAGACCTCGCCCGGCCGATAATCGAAGACATATTGATGGGTCATCGAGGCCCAGACGAGATAGCCGCCGGTCGAATGCACGACGCCTTTCGGCGCGCCGGTCGAGCCCGAGGTGAACAGAATGAACAGCGGATCTTCGGCGTTCATCTCTGCGGCCGGGCAGTCGGGGCTGGCTTTGGCGAGCGCCTCGTCGTACCAAACGTCGCGGCCCTCGGTCCAGGCGACCTTGCCTCCCGTGCGCCGCACCACGATCATGGTCTCAACGATGCCGTCGACTTTCTTGATAGCCGCGTCGGCGTTGACCTTCAGCGGCACCTTGCGTCCGCCGCGGTATCCCTCGTCGGCCGTGATGATGAGCTTCGATTTGCAGCCCTCGATGCGGCCGCCAAGCGAATCCGCCGAGAAACCGCCAAACACGATCGAATGGATGGCGCCGATCCGGGCGCAAGCCAGCATGGCGTAAGCGGCCTCAGGGATCATCGGCAAATAGATCGTGACGGTGTCGCCCTTGCTGATCCCATAGGACTTCAGGACATTGGCGAGGCGGCAGACTTCTTCGTGCAGCTGCTTGTAGGTGATGTGCTTCGATTCATTCGGGTCGTCGCCTTCCCAGATGATCGCGGTCTGGTCGCCCAGCGTCGCCAAATGGCGGTCGATGCAATTGGTCGAGACATTCGTCACGCCGTCTTCGAACCATTTGATCGAGACATTGTGCGGATCGAACGACGTATTCTTGACTTTGGTGTAGGGTTTGACCCAGTCAATCCGCTTGCCGTGCTCTCCCCAGAACTTATCCGGTTCCGAGACCGAACTCTCATACATTGACTTATACTTGGCCGCGTCGACGTAGGCGGATTTGCTCCACTCAGCAGTTACAGGATAGACTTTATCCGACATTTGCGTAATCCTCCCAGGCAGCGCGTTTTTGGGCGCCTTCCTCAAATCAGCTGGATCACTCATCAGTTTGGATCGGTCCAATC contains these protein-coding regions:
- a CDS encoding acyl carrier protein, with product METKDLDQTELVNQIIDVIVKEGMIDREKVTPDATIESLDLKSIDIVMILTAIEDKFDVYIPMDGPFHEAKDIKSLIDAIAAYIIKEKS
- a CDS encoding L,D-transpeptidase, coding for MSKKRFGCDQPLRSISPRAGSFILFLARLATAAAAAFAALLLPPQPEALAREIVAFPQPYPAGMIVIKQSERKLYLVTGDGRAIRYPVAIGKSGKAWQGEATIQGKFMRPSWSAPADVRRDHPNFPAVIPGGSPRNPMGAAALTLSLSEVAIHGTTASMRKSIGAAASYGCIRMLNEDVVDLFGRVSVGTPVVAIP
- the acs gene encoding acetate--CoA ligase, with translation MSDKVYPVTAEWSKSAYVDAAKYKSMYESSVSEPDKFWGEHGKRIDWVKPYTKVKNTSFDPHNVSIKWFEDGVTNVSTNCIDRHLATLGDQTAIIWEGDDPNESKHITYKQLHEEVCRLANVLKSYGISKGDTVTIYLPMIPEAAYAMLACARIGAIHSIVFGGFSADSLGGRIEGCKSKLIITADEGYRGGRKVPLKVNADAAIKKVDGIVETMIVVRRTGGKVAWTEGRDVWYDEALAKASPDCPAAEMNAEDPLFILFTSGSTGAPKGVVHSTGGYLVWASMTHQYVFDYRPGEVYWCTADVGWVTGHSYIVYGPLANGATTLMFEGVPSYPTISRFWDVVDKHQVNIFYTAPTAIRSLMGAGDGPVKATSRKTLRVLGSVGEPINPEAWEWYYRVVGEERCPIVDTWWQTETGGILISPLPGATALKPGSATQPFFGVQPQVVDAAGEVLEGPCSGNLVIADSWPAQMRTLFNDHERFVQAYFSAYPGKYFTGDGCRRDEDGYYWITGRVDDVINVSGHRLGTAEVESSLVAHIKVAEAAVVGYPHDLKGQGIYAYVTLMTGIEPSEELRKELVSWVRKDIGPIASPDIVHFAPGLPKTRSGKIMRRILRKIAEKEFSALGDTSTLADPSVVDDLIRERAN